One genomic window of Quercus robur chromosome 6, dhQueRobu3.1, whole genome shotgun sequence includes the following:
- the LOC126690286 gene encoding uncharacterized protein LOC126690286 produces MESNPDSAVLAQQVQALAATIEELTKQNQEMKLRLQQVQQAQQEENRSKGNLEEEGDSQQRGTLQRPITPDEQNSDLLREMRKEMDELRSAIKEKTDRSVDKMVRATDSPFTAAVLECPVPSKFRLPQLEPFDGLKDPQDHLNTFKTTLGLQQPLDKILCRSFPTTLKGAVREWFTKLPNSSIDNFDQLSSAFLRHFIGRQRPRRLVDYLLTIKQGEKETLRSYVKRFTRETLEVDEADDKVQLTTFKAGLRSRDLVASLAKNPPKTMAEMLLKAQKYMNAEDALAAIKDTKKPGDKAKREDDRRGQKRDRPDRQNNDGNRRKDDKSRTIKDEHYLKWPRPLHSSPNVRDKNKYCRFHRDHGHHTEDCRDLKEQIEELIRKGKLQKYVKKGEYSKFRDDNKTQHEAFSWDDDHPSQPPHKVIGEINTITGGPFSGGSFRSFKKAY; encoded by the exons atggaatccaacccagattCAGCAGTCTTGGCCCAGCAAGTCCAGGCCCTTgcagccaccattgaagaactcaccaaacagaaccaggaaatgaagctacgGCTCCAGCAAGTCCAACAGGCTCAACAGGAAGAGAACCGGTCCAAAGGTAACTTGGAGGAAGAAGGGGATAGTCAACAGAGAGGAACCCTTCAGAGACCAATTACTCCAGACGAGCAGAACTCGGACCTCCTTCGAGAAATGAGGAAGGAAATGGACGAGCTGAGGAGCGCCATTAAAGAAAAGACGGACCGAAGCGTGGACAAAATGGTAAGGGCTACAGATTCACCCTTCACCGCCGCGGTACTCGAATGCCCTGTGCCGTCAAAATTTCGCTTACCTCAGCTTGAGCCGTTCGACGGACTAAAAGACCCCCAGGATCACCTTAATACCTTCAAGACGACTCTGGGACTTCAACAACCACTTGACAAGATACTATGCCGTTCCTTCCCAacgactctcaaaggagctgtaAGAGAATGGTTTACTAAGTTGCCAAACTCGTCCATAGACAACTTCGATCAGCTGAGTAGTGCCTTCTTGCGCCACTTCATAGGAAGGCAACGCCCAAGGAGGCTAGTAGACTACTTACTCACCATAAAACAGGGGGAGAAGGAAACCCTGAGATCATATGTCAAACGATTCACCCGGGAAACtctggaggtggacgaagctgatgacaaggtgcagCTGACGACCTTCAAAGCAGGGTTGAGGTCCAGAGACCTCGTGGCCTCTCTCGCAAAGAACCCCCCAAAGACGATGGCGgagatgctcctgaaggcacaAAAATACATGAATGCGGAAGATGCTCTAGCTGCTATAAAAGATACTAAGAAGCCAGGAGACAAGGCCAAGAGGGAAGACGACCGTAGGGGGCAAAAGAGAGATCGACCAGACCGTCAGAACAATGACGGGAACAGGAGGAAGGATGATAAAAGTCGGACG ATCAAGGACGAacattatctcaaatggcccaggcCATTACACTCATCCCCCAATGTTCGGGACAAAAACAAGTATTGCCGGTTCCACAGAGACCACGGCCACCACACAGAGGATTGTAGAGATCTAAAGGAGCAAATAGAGGAGTTAATACGGAAAGGGAAGTTACAGAAGTatgtaaagaaaggagaatatagTAAGTTCAGGGACGACAATAAAACCCAGCATGAAGCCTTCTCCTGGGATGACGACCATCCGTCCCAGCCTCCACACAaggtgatcggggagataaacacgatTACAGGAGGACCATTCTCAGGAGGATCGTTCAGATCATTCAAAAAGGCATACTAG
- the LOC126690287 gene encoding uncharacterized protein LOC126690287, producing the protein MSFSEGDAAGVKQPHNDPLVIMLNIEGFNTKRILVDNGSSVDIIYSPAFQQLRLDPKRLRPFDSPLVSFSGDRVYPRGIVMLTVTVGTYPVQLTKQVDFLVVYYPSSYNVIIGRPTLNKWKATTSTYCLKVKFPTDNGIGEVKGDQVLARECYQAVLAGKENHMWMIEEKEEDRIEALETVELVEGNANKTTKIGTTLSPEMRTRLIRFLKENLDVFAWSHGDMPGISPEVIQHRLNMDSERKPVQQRRRTFAPERDQAVAEEVNKLLTTGFIREVYYPEWLANVVLVKKANGKWRIQQIGKNMEVYVDDMLVKSKEELAHLDELKETFATLKKHQMRLNPSKCVFGVASGKFLGFMVS; encoded by the exons ATGTCTTTCAGCGAAGGAGACGCCGCAGGAGTGAAGCAGCCCCACAATGATCCCTTGGTCATAAtgctgaatatagaagggttTAATACCAAAAGAATCCTCGTTGATAACGGAAGCTCCGTGGACATCATTTACTCCCCAGCCTTCCAGCAGCTGAGATTAGATCCAAAAAGACTTCGGCCTTTTGACTCTCCACTCGTCAGTTTCAGCGGAGACAGGGTCTACCCTAGAGGCATAGTGATGTTGACGGTGACCGTAGGGACCTATCCAGTACAATTGACAAAACAAGTAGACTTCCTGGTGGTATATTATCCCTCATcttacaatgtcatcattgggaggcccacCCTTAACAAGTGGAAGGCGACGACGTCAACctactgtttgaaggtgaaattcccgaCCGATAATGGCATTGGTGAAGTGAAGGGTGATCAAGTCCTGGCAAGAGAATGCTATCAAGCTGTCCTAGCTGGAAAAGAGAACCACATGTGGatgattgaagaaaaagaggaagacagGATAGAGGCCCTAGAAACAGTGGAATTGGTAGAAGGAAATGCGAATAAGACGACTAAGATAGGGACGACGCTGAGCCCCGAGATGAGGACAAGACTCATAAGGTTCCTAAAAGAGAATCTAGATGTCTTTGCGTGGAGTCACGGGGACATGCCGGGCATATCTCCAGAAGTCATCCAACACAGGTTGAATATGGACTCAGAACGGAAGCCCGTCCAGCAACGACGAAGAACCTTCGCTCCAGAACGAGATCAAGCAGTTGCAGAGGAAGTTAACAAACTCTTGACAACTGGATTCATCCGGGAAGTGTATTATCCTGAATGGCTCGCCAATGTTGTCCTGGTCAAGAAAGCGAAcgggaaatggaggat ccAGCAGATTGGCAAAAACATGGAAGTGTACgtggacgatatgctcgtcaagagcaaggAAGAGCTTGCACATCTGGACGAGTTGAAGGAAACTTTTGCAACCCTCAAAAAACACCAGATGAGGTTGAATCCAAGTAAGTGCGTTTTTGGGGTAGCCTCGGGGaagttcttgggattcatggtgtcctag